The sequence below is a genomic window from Bacteroidales bacterium.
GGTATAGTCATCCACTACCGGAGTAACTCTCACTACTTTTCCCGAAAGGAATTTATCAAGGTCGGTAGCCGAAAATTCGCCGTAGCCCATTTCTTCTGTTACGTTGTTGCAGTACTGTCCGCTCTGGTAATCTTTTCCGGTGTATGCGCTGTAACCTCCCACCTTAGAGCCTTTGAACAGTATCTCGTCATTTTTGAAATCAGTAGGCTTTAAGCAAACGATGGCGCCGTTACTGAGTGTATAGGTGGTGGTACCAAGTTTGTCGTTCTTAACTGTGTTCACGATCTTTCCGGGTTGCGGATCTTTCTTCAGCAGGCTTGAAGCGATCTGTTTTTCCTGGTAAGCGGTGATGTTGCTTTTCAGGGCTTCGTCTATCCAGCTTTTCAACTGCACATTTGTGGGCAGTTTATCGGATGTTTTTGTAGTAATAAAACTGAAATAATTATTGTCAATGTCTATCTTACCGCGAAACTCTTCAAGATCGCTGAGTTTAATCTTATCAATATGGGTCTTTACGAAGTTATATTCCCATTCTATTCCGGGTATGGGTTCCTGTTCCAGGTAATTGTTTACATATTCCCCCACCAGGCGGTTCGATTCGGTTTTGTCACGCTCGTTGTACAACTTTTCGTACCGTGCCAGTGTGGCTGCTTTTGCTCTTGCCAGTTCCTGTTCGGTGAAGCCGAATTTCTTGGCACGCAGGCATTCTATCACCAGCGCCTGAATGGCTTTCTGAATGCCGTCGGCACTGCACATAGCTCCGCCGTTAAAGTTCTCATAGCCCCTGGCCCAGCCTCCAAGGTAAGTATAGGCATATATGAACGGCGGGTTTGGTGAGCTGACCAGTTCGTCAAGCCTCGAAGAGATCATATTTGATGCCAGCTGATTGATAACATCTTTCAGGTAATCTGCCCCGGTCACCGAAGGTTTCTTTTCGTGCGAGCTTCCCATGATATTTACAAAGGTCATGTCGGCTTCGGGGTCGCTGACCACTACGGCACGGCTTTCGGTAAAAGGCCTTAATTCAAACAGTTCCTGTCTTTTTGGCTCGGGTACAGGATTTGTCAGACTGCTGAACTTTTCTTTAATGATCTGTTCTACCTTTTCTACCGGCATGTCGCCAACTACGATAACCGCCTGAAGATTAGGACGATACCAGCTATTATAAAAACGGCGCAGCACACTGTAATCGAATTTTTCGATGATGGAATCTTTGCCTATGGGCAGGCGGTTGCCATATTTTGAGCCGTTGAGCATCAGCGGCAGCCATATTTTCATCATCCTGTCATCGGCGCCTTTGCCAAGGCGGCTTTCCGAAAGTATCACGCCGCGTTCCTTGTCAATTTCCTCGTTTGTGAGCAGTGAACCCTGGGCCCAGTCGGCAATAACGGTAAAAGACTTATCAACTTTTTCGGGGTCTTCACTCGGGAAGGGAAGCATATAAACGGTCTGGTCAAAACCGGTATAAGCGTTGAGGTCATTTCCAAAAGCGACTCCGATGCTTTGTAAATAATGCACCAGTTCGTTACCGGGAAAATGCTTCAATCCGTTAAAATTCATGTGTTCCATGAAGTGCGCCAGGCCCTGCTGGTCATCATCCTCAAGGATGGAACCCGCATTGACGGCAAGGCGCAGCTCCACTTTTTTCTCCGGTTTTGCATTGTAACGGATATAATATTTCAACCCGTTGGTCAATGTCCCAATCTTAATCTTGTCGTACACCGGGATTTTTGCGTTTAGGTCCTGTGCGTAAGAACTGATCCCTGTCAGAAACAGCGCACATAATAAGAAAAGCAGTAATTTTTTCATTGTTTGATTATGTTTTTGGTTTAATACATTTTTCAGATCATGCAAAGATAATTAAGATAACTTTCAGACAGAGGTATTTATTGTTTGTTACAAATTTTTCGGATAACACAAATAATGTTTCCTGATAGTTTTCGACAACAACTCTATATTAAGCTGTTCTGAACTTTTTGAGATGTCAAGCACTTTATTGTCTTTGAAAAGTATATTAATATTGTCAAAATATGGGTTATAAGCATTATTGACAATTTCGTCAGTAAAAACAAAATAAGCGGCTTCCTCATCGCTGACACCATACTTTTTTATGGTTTTGTTTTTAATTTCCGAAATATAACATTCGTCAAAAGGAGTATCGCCTATTTCAATTTGTAACAAACTGCGGTTCACCAATTTACGACTTAATAATGATAGTACTTTGTCATCTGCTTTTGTCCACATTTTTATTAGAAAAAATACATCATGGTCATCAAGTTCTGCAAACTTGTCAAGCAAGTCAGGGTTTGATTCGAAATCATTCAGGCAATAGGTATTTTTTAAAAAAATTTCCATTGCCGGGGTTGTAAAAATTTTTTCATTCCGTTCACAAAGATATTTGGCGCGTTTCAGAATATTTATCAGAAGCTGTTCTGCCGAAATTACTGTTTTATGCAGGTAAACCTGCCAATACATAAGGCGACGGGCCACAATAAATTTTTCAATGGAATAGATGCCTTTGACATCTACCACCAGTTCATCGTTAAAAACATTGAGCATTTTTATGATACGGTCGGTGCCAATCACACCTTCGGATACTCCGGTAAAAAAGCTGTCGCGCATCAGGTAGTCGAGACGGTCCATATCCATCTGGCCGGCAACAAGTTGATGAAGAAAATTTTTAGGATATGTGTTGGAGAAAATCTGTATCGCCATATCAAGCTGCCCGTGAAAAATTTTATTCAGGCGGCTAAAAAAAATGAGAGAAAGCATTTCGTGGCTGACATTTTCAACCAGCGTATGTTCCAGGGCATGCGAAAAAGGCCCGTGGCCGATGTCGTGCAGTAATATGGCAAGGTACAGTCCCTGAATTTCCTCGTTTGTTAAATCTATTTCCTTGACTTTCAGCATTTCCACAGCCTGTGTCATTAGATGCATGGAGCCAAGCGCATGCTGAAACCGTGTATGGTTGGCACCCGGATATACAAGATAGGTGAGCCCGAGCTGTTTTATATAACGCAGCCTCTGAAAATAGTGGTGTTCCATAATGTCAAAGAGCAACTCGTTGGGAACAGTAATAAAACCGTGTACCGGGTCGTTAATAATTTTTCTTTTGTTATGAGTCACGGGAAAAAGCTTCTTATTTGTGTATCTTTGTTCTTTGAATCCGTGTCAATATTACGAAATTTTTTATTAAACGAATTAAATTATGAGCAACAAATTCAAAATACTTTGG
It includes:
- a CDS encoding insulinase family protein; this translates as MKKLLLFLLCALFLTGISSYAQDLNAKIPVYDKIKIGTLTNGLKYYIRYNAKPEKKVELRLAVNAGSILEDDDQQGLAHFMEHMNFNGLKHFPGNELVHYLQSIGVAFGNDLNAYTGFDQTVYMLPFPSEDPEKVDKSFTVIADWAQGSLLTNEEIDKERGVILSESRLGKGADDRMMKIWLPLMLNGSKYGNRLPIGKDSIIEKFDYSVLRRFYNSWYRPNLQAVIVVGDMPVEKVEQIIKEKFSSLTNPVPEPKRQELFELRPFTESRAVVVSDPEADMTFVNIMGSSHEKKPSVTGADYLKDVINQLASNMISSRLDELVSSPNPPFIYAYTYLGGWARGYENFNGGAMCSADGIQKAIQALVIECLRAKKFGFTEQELARAKAATLARYEKLYNERDKTESNRLVGEYVNNYLEQEPIPGIEWEYNFVKTHIDKIKLSDLEEFRGKIDIDNNYFSFITTKTSDKLPTNVQLKSWIDEALKSNITAYQEKQIASSLLKKDPQPGKIVNTVKNDKLGTTTYTLSNGAIVCLKPTDFKNDEILFKGSKVGGYSAYTGKDYQSGQYCNNVTEEMGYGEFSATDLDKFLSGKVVRVTPVVDDYTEYISGNSSVKDMESMFQLIYLKSTEPRKDPDAFKSFITRSKQQLELLKQNPENLFVDTLYNTIYQGNPRAHQIYNPSDYDKINIDNAIAFYKERIGNPSGMYFTFVGTFSEDKIKPLIEKYIGGIPAGTSKAQCKDLGINFKPGNNSFTLHKGNEQKAMLLHYFSKPMTYNADDNFKLNQLYSLINIRIVDTIREKMGAIYGGGCYGSINKFPKEEYLLQSYFPCSPDNINKVDETFMRLVEETKTPGNITDKDWERVREPALEKYRVNIKKNDYWLNNLQAAYIYGTDPERILTVEKRLKELTPALLGETARKFFVDQNTFKGYWLPETK
- a CDS encoding HD domain-containing protein encodes the protein MTHNKRKIINDPVHGFITVPNELLFDIMEHHYFQRLRYIKQLGLTYLVYPGANHTRFQHALGSMHLMTQAVEMLKVKEIDLTNEEIQGLYLAILLHDIGHGPFSHALEHTLVENVSHEMLSLIFFSRLNKIFHGQLDMAIQIFSNTYPKNFLHQLVAGQMDMDRLDYLMRDSFFTGVSEGVIGTDRIIKMLNVFNDELVVDVKGIYSIEKFIVARRLMYWQVYLHKTVISAEQLLINILKRAKYLCERNEKIFTTPAMEIFLKNTYCLNDFESNPDLLDKFAELDDHDVFFLIKMWTKADDKVLSLLSRKLVNRSLLQIEIGDTPFDECYISEIKNKTIKKYGVSDEEAAYFVFTDEIVNNAYNPYFDNINILFKDNKVLDISKSSEQLNIELLSKTIRKHYLCYPKNL